From a single Aquincola tertiaricarbonis genomic region:
- a CDS encoding PEPxxWA-CTERM sorting domain-containing protein has protein sequence MFMQRFIAAAAAAVLLPLAAQAAQFQATPGIFDGASTGSQYVGPGGNTPLANQALGQVMDAGDGAFDAFGFYNGGVGSLAQQRQVELLSGNVYRFFDSFTNTGNTSVSTTLNFFGNLGSDGDELVHHAAGGLLVSCENDGTDACGSDPVLALVSGNNGLGQATLTPDRYNVSFEVTLAPGQTLSLLNYAFLARDVNGPTAADVSFAIATGQGLLTQPLLQGLSRQQIDSIANYTLAPVPEPATWAMVLVGLGVVGAVSRRGRRRS, from the coding sequence ATGTTCATGCAACGCTTCATCGCCGCGGCTGCCGCCGCGGTGCTTCTGCCGCTGGCCGCCCAGGCCGCCCAGTTCCAGGCCACGCCCGGCATCTTCGACGGTGCTTCGACGGGCAGCCAGTACGTCGGCCCCGGTGGCAACACGCCGCTGGCCAACCAGGCCCTGGGCCAGGTGATGGACGCCGGTGACGGCGCCTTCGATGCCTTCGGCTTCTACAACGGCGGCGTGGGCAGCCTCGCGCAGCAACGGCAGGTCGAGCTGCTGTCGGGCAACGTCTACCGCTTCTTCGACAGCTTCACCAATACCGGCAACACCAGCGTCAGCACCACGCTCAACTTCTTCGGCAACCTCGGCTCCGACGGGGACGAGCTGGTGCACCACGCCGCCGGCGGCCTGCTCGTCAGCTGCGAGAACGACGGCACGGATGCCTGCGGCAGCGACCCGGTGCTGGCCCTGGTCTCGGGCAACAACGGCCTGGGCCAGGCCACCCTGACGCCCGACCGCTACAACGTGAGCTTCGAGGTCACACTGGCCCCGGGCCAGACGCTGAGCCTGCTGAACTACGCCTTCCTGGCGCGCGACGTCAACGGCCCCACCGCGGCCGACGTGAGCTTCGCGATCGCCACCGGCCAGGGCCTGCTGACGCAGCCGCTGCTGCAAGGCCTGAGCCGCCAGCAGATCGACAGCATCGCCAACTACACGCTGGCGCCGGTGCCCGAGCCGGCAACCTGGGCCATGGTGCTGGTGGGGCTGGGCGTGGTGGGCGCGGTCTCGCGCCGCGGTCGCCGCCGCAGCTGA
- a CDS encoding cytochrome P450, with amino-acid sequence MTLPFQALPGPPSPWWGLGALRDLWRDYLGTLAQHQRYGDLVRQRILREQVLDIYDPELLRTLMVDHADALIRWERGPEVFADGLGQCVLVTEGATWQRQRRMLMQAFTPRRVAGYVGHMVEATARGLAPLADGEVEMDGLFSHLAMDVISRTLFSAPIGDDTQAAADAVQVLSETALREMFWPATPPDWLPLPGKRRKRRARALIHGLIQAHIDARRQHPTPGSTDLLHMLMTLRDEDSGSALTDQEVFDQCVLSFQAGHETTATALLWWSWLMARHPEAQARAAAEVADTLGGRAPGADAVQALPWLTATLKEAMRLYPPVAALMTRRLLRPVTLGDVEIPARTMVRVTPWLMHRDPRWWPDEPEAFRPGRFMPATPGQPVAAIPRGAYIPFGLGPRVCLGQHFAQLEMTVIAALLLQRFELRPTQEPDPVPRMAVTLRPAGGLRLQLRRRPRRETAPTTPSPTSTMAQVAGSGTGASV; translated from the coding sequence ATGACCCTCCCCTTCCAAGCCCTGCCCGGCCCGCCCAGTCCCTGGTGGGGCCTGGGCGCCCTGCGCGACCTGTGGCGCGACTACCTGGGCACGCTGGCGCAGCACCAGCGGTATGGCGACCTGGTGCGCCAGCGCATCCTGCGTGAGCAGGTACTGGACATCTACGACCCCGAGCTGCTGCGCACACTGATGGTGGACCATGCCGACGCGCTGATCCGCTGGGAGCGCGGGCCCGAGGTGTTCGCCGATGGCCTGGGCCAGTGCGTGCTGGTCACCGAAGGCGCCACCTGGCAGCGCCAGCGGCGCATGCTGATGCAGGCCTTCACGCCGCGGCGGGTGGCCGGCTACGTCGGCCACATGGTCGAGGCCACGGCGCGCGGCCTGGCGCCGCTGGCCGACGGTGAGGTGGAAATGGACGGCCTGTTCAGCCACCTGGCGATGGACGTCATCTCACGCACCTTGTTCAGCGCCCCGATCGGCGACGACACCCAGGCCGCGGCCGATGCGGTGCAGGTGCTCAGCGAGACGGCGCTGCGCGAGATGTTCTGGCCCGCCACGCCACCCGACTGGCTGCCGCTGCCCGGCAAGCGGCGCAAGCGCCGCGCACGCGCGCTGATCCACGGCTTGATCCAGGCCCACATCGACGCGCGCCGGCAGCACCCGACGCCTGGCAGCACCGACCTGCTGCACATGCTGATGACGCTGCGCGACGAAGACAGCGGCAGCGCGCTGACCGACCAGGAGGTGTTCGACCAGTGCGTGCTGAGCTTCCAGGCCGGCCATGAAACCACCGCCACCGCCTTGCTGTGGTGGAGCTGGCTGATGGCCCGCCACCCCGAGGCCCAGGCCCGCGCGGCGGCCGAAGTGGCCGACACGTTGGGCGGCCGGGCCCCGGGCGCGGATGCGGTGCAGGCCCTGCCCTGGCTCACCGCCACGCTGAAGGAAGCGATGCGCCTGTACCCGCCGGTGGCGGCATTGATGACGCGCCGGCTGCTGCGGCCCGTGACCCTGGGCGACGTGGAGATACCGGCCCGCACCATGGTGCGCGTGACACCGTGGCTGATGCACCGCGACCCACGCTGGTGGCCCGATGAGCCCGAAGCCTTCCGGCCCGGGCGCTTCATGCCCGCCACGCCCGGCCAGCCCGTGGCCGCCATCCCGCGCGGGGCCTACATCCCCTTCGGTCTGGGCCCGCGGGTGTGCCTGGGCCAGCACTTCGCGCAGCTGGAGATGACGGTGATCGCGGCCCTGCTGCTGCAGCGCTTCGAGCTGCGGCCCACGCAAGAGCCCGACCCCGTGCCGCGCATGGCGGTGACGCTGCGGCCCGCGGGGGGCCTGCGGCTTCAGCTGCGGCGGCGACCGCGGCGCGAGACCGCGCCCACCACGCCCAGCCCCACCAGCACCATGGCCCAGGTTGCCGGCTCGGGCACCGGCGCCAGCGTGTAG
- a CDS encoding PD-(D/E)XK nuclease family protein — translation MSGQTNSQLDDFFADNDVRWLLANARENRALTIAFPKEINISNLFAWLLSPHEGHGLGDLPIKELLFRAWDACADDQEADRLLGRFRPALVHGLTFSEAVVIREYAAPEDAGRVDLVLVDPKNRLVLAVENKYGAKLGLQQLTRYADALEKKLPRDEGWQLISVMLDYDTESEADDQRWLKLDYAWVIDMIKTQLGLGLLSQESAATLQQFSDHLEDEGLVPYARLTPAHATDRILQVALRHADVLAQMKDLRKRSSIQAVDALLQRNQGLVTLEYTRHRKLWDYVLEVGARAHLLVPVKQAFPHVLADLESSSRISYFALPEWQEAWSQPDPDDLCWPIWAAFYESGDVDRKVYIVTGDVFPERCKEELVAGISQQALALRKRNGMKSQRPRAAHIRVGHWRCTTREEAIDRLLALIKAMDASLLQRST, via the coding sequence ATGTCTGGTCAAACCAATTCACAGCTGGACGACTTCTTCGCAGACAACGATGTCAGATGGCTACTTGCCAATGCCCGGGAGAACCGCGCACTGACCATTGCGTTCCCCAAAGAGATCAACATCTCGAATCTGTTTGCTTGGCTCTTGTCACCCCACGAGGGGCACGGCCTGGGTGACCTGCCGATCAAGGAGTTGCTCTTCCGAGCATGGGATGCGTGCGCCGACGACCAAGAGGCAGACCGGCTGCTTGGGCGCTTCCGACCGGCATTGGTGCATGGCCTGACGTTTTCGGAGGCCGTGGTCATCCGTGAGTACGCTGCGCCGGAGGATGCCGGCCGAGTCGACCTCGTGCTCGTCGACCCCAAGAACCGGCTGGTGCTGGCTGTCGAGAACAAGTACGGCGCAAAACTGGGATTGCAGCAATTGACGCGCTATGCAGATGCGCTGGAGAAGAAGCTTCCGCGCGATGAAGGTTGGCAACTGATTTCGGTGATGTTGGACTACGACACCGAATCTGAAGCAGACGACCAACGTTGGCTCAAGCTGGACTACGCATGGGTCATCGACATGATCAAGACCCAATTGGGCCTGGGTCTGTTGTCGCAGGAAAGCGCTGCGACGCTTCAACAGTTCTCCGACCATCTGGAGGACGAGGGCCTGGTGCCCTACGCACGGCTCACACCGGCGCATGCGACCGACCGAATCCTGCAGGTGGCCCTTCGGCATGCCGATGTGCTGGCACAGATGAAGGACCTGCGCAAGCGCTCTTCCATCCAGGCGGTCGACGCGCTGCTCCAGCGCAACCAAGGTCTTGTGACGCTGGAGTACACCCGGCACCGCAAACTGTGGGATTACGTGCTTGAGGTGGGTGCACGCGCCCACCTTTTGGTGCCGGTGAAGCAGGCGTTCCCTCATGTGCTGGCGGACCTGGAGTCATCATCCCGGATCAGCTACTTCGCGCTGCCGGAGTGGCAGGAAGCTTGGTCCCAACCAGACCCTGACGACCTCTGCTGGCCGATCTGGGCAGCCTTCTACGAAAGCGGCGATGTGGATCGCAAGGTGTACATCGTGACGGGCGACGTTTTCCCTGAACGTTGCAAGGAGGAGCTCGTTGCAGGCATCTCTCAACAAGCGCTTGCGCTGCGCAAGCGCAACGGCATGAAGTCCCAACGCCCCCGAGCTGCCCACATTCGGGTCGGCCATTGGCGCTGCACCACGAGGGAAGAAGCGATCGACAGGCTGCTGGCGCTGATCAAGGCCATGGACGCATCGCTGCTTCAACGGAGCACCTGA
- a CDS encoding type II toxin-antitoxin system TacA family antitoxin has protein sequence MAATATARTARVEARIAPDALAVVRRAAELQGRSVSDFLVAAALKDAQRTIEDAQIIRLSVQDQERFAALLLNPPPLAPAMKRALKARQRLLDGAK, from the coding sequence ATGGCTGCCACTGCCACCGCCCGCACTGCCCGAGTCGAAGCCCGCATCGCGCCCGATGCGCTGGCCGTCGTTCGCCGTGCCGCGGAGCTGCAGGGCCGCAGCGTCAGCGACTTTCTCGTGGCTGCGGCCTTGAAGGACGCGCAACGCACGATCGAAGACGCTCAGATCATCCGCCTGAGTGTGCAGGACCAGGAGCGCTTTGCCGCCCTGCTGTTGAATCCGCCGCCGCTCGCACCGGCCATGAAGCGCGCTTTGAAGGCCCGCCAGCGCCTGCTCGACGGCGCCAAGTGA
- a CDS encoding GNAT family N-acetyltransferase: MTAPFRLEPLAPGHARASFSCGVAALDHYLAAQAGQDVRRRVSACYVALESISGVVAGYYTLAAAGVALTELPADWAKRLPRYPSVPVARLGRLAIDQRFQGRQLGSALLADAAVRAARSEVAVFALVVDAKDDNAARFYRHHGFEPFGAHGRQLVVPLKRFITSRTAS; encoded by the coding sequence GTGACCGCGCCGTTCCGCCTGGAGCCGTTGGCGCCGGGCCATGCGCGAGCTTCTTTTTCGTGCGGCGTGGCGGCGTTGGACCACTACCTGGCCGCCCAGGCCGGACAGGATGTTCGGCGCCGGGTCAGCGCCTGCTATGTAGCCTTGGAGTCGATCTCAGGCGTGGTGGCCGGTTACTACACGCTGGCCGCCGCCGGCGTTGCGTTGACCGAACTGCCGGCGGACTGGGCCAAGCGGCTGCCCCGCTACCCCAGCGTGCCCGTGGCGCGTCTTGGCCGGCTGGCCATCGACCAGCGGTTCCAGGGCAGGCAGCTGGGCAGCGCGTTGTTGGCGGACGCGGCCGTTCGCGCCGCACGTTCCGAGGTGGCGGTGTTCGCGCTGGTCGTCGACGCCAAGGACGACAACGCAGCCCGGTTCTACCGGCACCATGGCTTCGAGCCTTTCGGCGCTCATGGGCGGCAGCTGGTCGTGCCGCTCAAGCGCTTCATCACATCCCGCACAGCTTCCTGA
- a CDS encoding response regulator, whose amino-acid sequence MAQILVVDDSSTMREIVSSFLTHNGFDVAVANDGRAGLQLLQEDTDIKLVVSDINMPNMDGLTMADKIRTELGNTSVRIVMLTTEDNASMRARGKEIGITGWIVKPFRGEAVLGPFRKLCGM is encoded by the coding sequence ATGGCCCAGATCCTGGTGGTGGACGACTCGAGCACGATGCGCGAGATCGTCTCCAGCTTTCTCACCCACAACGGCTTCGACGTGGCCGTGGCCAACGACGGCCGCGCCGGCCTGCAGCTGCTGCAGGAAGACACGGACATCAAGCTGGTGGTCAGCGACATCAACATGCCCAACATGGACGGCCTGACCATGGCCGACAAGATCCGCACCGAGCTGGGCAACACCTCGGTGCGCATCGTGATGCTGACCACCGAGGACAACGCCAGCATGCGCGCCCGCGGCAAAGAGATCGGCATCACCGGCTGGATCGTCAAGCCCTTCCGTGGCGAGGCGGTGCTGGGGCCGTTCAGGAAGCTGTGCGGGATGTGA
- a CDS encoding chemotaxis protein CheX, with the protein MSETTFLAAKVLLLEHDPVHYSSLLEFCEQLGLITVPRAAADALDALKQHKDLGGVLLAEDLHEDGSDSLPLALALHRQRPELPIFLRRTSNRPLSDDEARAVTHPWPSGDMAALREHIDHSLFGLRYPTTLVGGVVELSCNAIRSMFPNAEVVAEPPYVVHDRIIYGQVSTLIALESTWCRGYMMLQTEEGALRQGMAQGMGYEGVGGDLGFRELNNLLGETTNLVWGAFKNRYIPPEAFANQQTQVPIVINHEQKYISFGSQDPQLCIRYLLTDPRRPRQPPVTIVQRFIFNLLFVPEAFVEFSAGNSTAATGELEFF; encoded by the coding sequence ATGAGCGAGACGACCTTCCTGGCCGCCAAGGTGCTGTTGCTGGAACACGACCCCGTGCACTACAGCAGCCTGCTGGAATTCTGCGAACAGCTGGGCCTGATCACGGTGCCGCGGGCGGCAGCCGATGCGCTGGACGCGCTGAAACAGCACAAGGACCTGGGCGGCGTGCTGCTGGCCGAGGACCTGCACGAGGACGGCAGCGACAGCCTGCCGCTGGCCCTGGCCCTGCACCGCCAGCGGCCCGAGCTGCCCATCTTCCTGCGCCGCACCAGCAACCGGCCACTGAGCGACGACGAGGCACGTGCCGTCACCCACCCCTGGCCCAGCGGCGACATGGCGGCGCTGCGCGAGCACATCGACCACAGCCTGTTCGGGCTGCGCTACCCCACCACGCTGGTGGGCGGCGTGGTGGAGCTGAGCTGCAACGCCATCCGCTCGATGTTCCCGAATGCCGAGGTGGTGGCCGAGCCGCCCTACGTGGTGCACGACCGCATCATCTACGGCCAGGTGTCCACCCTCATCGCGCTGGAAAGCACCTGGTGCCGCGGCTACATGATGCTGCAGACCGAAGAAGGCGCGCTGCGCCAGGGCATGGCCCAGGGCATGGGCTATGAAGGCGTGGGCGGCGACCTGGGCTTCCGCGAACTGAACAACCTGCTGGGCGAAACCACCAACCTGGTGTGGGGCGCGTTCAAGAACCGCTACATCCCGCCCGAGGCCTTTGCCAACCAGCAGACGCAGGTGCCCATCGTCATCAACCACGAGCAGAAGTACATCTCCTTCGGCTCGCAGGACCCGCAGCTGTGCATCCGCTACTTGCTGACCGATCCGCGCCGACCGCGCCAGCCGCCGGTGACCATCGTGCAGCGCTTCATCTTCAACCTCCTGTTCGTGCCGGAAGCCTTCGTCGAGTTCTCGGCCGGCAACAGCACCGCCGCCACCGGCGAACTCGAGTTCTTCTGA